One Halovivax ruber XH-70 genomic region harbors:
- a CDS encoding energy-coupling factor transporter transmembrane component T family protein produces MLSYEPDETVAHALDPRAKLAFQVAFAVAAISRPALAPLGALTLLALGVLLSANLSPVRVLFGYRYPFGILCLSVLIAAVTIGPPWIDLADAVRTAHAAYGVGLVLLVSAAYVRSTPVRHSRAAIQSLVPGTPGRLLGIGVSLVFRFVPILRRDIGTIRDAMAARLGTERTATERAVVLSSRGLTRAFVRADRLSVALQARCFAWNPTLPPLSFARADGLVLVLSVLLVTVPLW; encoded by the coding sequence ATGCTCTCGTACGAACCCGACGAAACGGTCGCACACGCGCTCGATCCGCGTGCGAAACTGGCCTTTCAGGTCGCGTTCGCGGTTGCGGCCATCTCTCGTCCAGCGCTGGCGCCCCTCGGAGCACTCACGCTCCTCGCACTCGGTGTCCTGCTGAGTGCGAACCTGTCGCCCGTTCGTGTACTGTTCGGCTATCGCTACCCATTCGGCATTCTGTGTCTCTCGGTCCTGATTGCTGCGGTGACGATCGGGCCGCCGTGGATCGACCTCGCGGACGCGGTTCGGACTGCGCACGCGGCGTACGGAGTCGGACTCGTCCTCCTCGTCAGTGCCGCCTACGTCCGGTCGACACCCGTGCGCCACTCCCGTGCGGCGATCCAGTCGCTCGTCCCCGGAACGCCGGGGCGGCTCCTCGGGATCGGCGTCTCACTCGTCTTCCGCTTCGTCCCTATCCTCCGGCGTGACATCGGGACGATCAGGGACGCGATGGCAGCCCGCCTGGGAACCGAGCGCACCGCCACCGAGCGAGCAGTGGTGCTGAGCAGTCGCGGACTCACCAGGGCCTTCGTGCGCGCGGATCGCCTCTCCGTCGCCCTGCAGGCGCGGTGTTTCGCCTGGAATCCGACGCTCCCACCACTGTCGTT
- a CDS encoding energy-coupling factor ABC transporter ATP-binding protein yields the protein MIEYDTVSFAYGDTPVLDSVSTTIDDGEFVVLVGPNGSGKTTLLRHANGLLAPDSGTVRVNGRAVDANVVAARAAVGMVFQHPRDQFVAATVGSDVAFGPENLGLDRAEIDDRVERALEAVSLQARATARIDELSGGEQARVAIAGVLAMEPTHLVLDEPFTGLDRPSRQSVHAQLRALSRDGTSIVVSTHAPGSVVDLADRIVVMEDGRLVHDGTPDELPDPSLSDVFDAGSVG from the coding sequence ATGATCGAATACGATACCGTTTCGTTCGCCTACGGGGATACGCCCGTCCTGGATTCAGTTTCGACGACGATCGACGACGGTGAATTCGTCGTTCTCGTCGGCCCGAACGGCAGCGGCAAGACGACACTCCTCCGGCACGCGAACGGGTTACTCGCTCCCGATTCGGGAACCGTCCGGGTGAACGGACGGGCCGTCGACGCGAACGTCGTCGCCGCCCGTGCCGCAGTCGGGATGGTGTTTCAGCACCCACGCGACCAGTTCGTCGCGGCGACCGTCGGCTCGGACGTCGCGTTCGGCCCGGAGAATCTCGGCCTCGACCGTGCGGAGATCGACGACCGGGTCGAGCGGGCGCTCGAAGCTGTCTCCCTGCAGGCGCGCGCGACCGCCCGAATCGACGAACTGTCCGGCGGGGAGCAGGCCCGCGTCGCTATCGCTGGCGTGCTCGCTATGGAGCCGACCCATCTGGTACTCGACGAACCGTTCACCGGTCTGGATCGGCCGTCGCGCCAATCCGTTCACGCCCAGCTTCGCGCCCTCTCACGCGATGGAACGAGCATCGTGGTCTCGACACACGCACCCGGCAGTGTCGTTGACCTGGCCGACAGAATCGTCGTGATGGAAGACGGTCGACTCGTCCACGACGGGACACCTGACGAACTCCCTGACCCATCGCTGTCCGACGTATTCGACGCCGGTTCGGTGGGGTGA
- a CDS encoding biotin transporter BioY: MSTEHEYDSVALVPESIVRPFARAALLAALTGATAFVAIPNPFSPASITLQVLFVFLAGLYLGPIWGSVSLLLYLAAGGAGAPVFAGGHAGVGHLFGVTGGFLWSYPIAAFVIGALVHGRNGFGLGPIDPTADEIPAGGFFDSLAVGDPATVGLGRLVVALAVGTLVVYGIGAGYAMWLLSLSPVEAAAQYVAPFVVGEVLKMAAAIAIVRDGRFDLS; encoded by the coding sequence ATGTCGACCGAACACGAGTACGACTCCGTGGCGCTCGTCCCGGAGTCGATCGTCCGCCCGTTCGCCCGGGCGGCGTTGCTGGCTGCATTGACCGGAGCGACGGCGTTCGTCGCCATTCCGAATCCGTTTTCTCCGGCATCGATTACGCTACAGGTCCTGTTCGTCTTTCTCGCTGGCCTCTATCTCGGCCCGATCTGGGGGTCGGTATCGTTGCTCCTGTACCTCGCCGCGGGTGGTGCGGGGGCACCGGTTTTCGCCGGCGGTCACGCCGGGGTCGGCCATCTGTTCGGAGTCACAGGTGGCTTTCTCTGGTCGTATCCGATCGCCGCGTTCGTCATCGGGGCGCTCGTACACGGACGAAACGGCTTCGGGCTCGGGCCGATCGATCCGACCGCGGACGAGATACCCGCCGGCGGATTCTTCGATTCGCTCGCGGTTGGCGACCCCGCGACTGTGGGACTGGGACGACTCGTCGTCGCCCTCGCGGTCGGAACGCTCGTCGTGTACGGGATCGGTGCAGGATACGCGATGTGGCTGCTGTCGCTCTCACCTGTCGAGGCGGCCGCCCAGTACGTCGCTCCGTTCGTCGTCGGTGAAGTGCTGAAGATGGCAGCAGCGATAGCCATCGTCAGAGACGGTCGGTTCGACCTGTCGTGA
- a CDS encoding DUF7545 family protein, with translation MADQIETTTFSIESEAGDADDVTIPAGLVDLLAEGDQSPAETVGDITLLSFASRAHHLVHHGEDADDDLEAQEELVMELFEERFGVSYAEATGHHH, from the coding sequence ATGGCAGATCAGATCGAGACCACGACGTTCAGTATCGAATCCGAAGCGGGCGACGCCGACGACGTGACCATTCCCGCTGGACTCGTCGACTTGCTCGCTGAGGGCGACCAGTCTCCTGCCGAGACGGTCGGCGACATCACCCTCCTGTCGTTCGCGAGTCGCGCGCATCACCTCGTTCACCACGGGGAGGACGCCGACGACGACCTCGAAGCGCAGGAAGAACTCGTCATGGAGCTGTTCGAAGAGCGATTCGGCGTGAGCTACGCCGAAGCGACGGGCCACCACCACTGA
- a CDS encoding DUF5799 family protein, with the protein MSESWTDHIVGERMALDREFADRVVDSQFSNQEWSLIMTATTFEIERPTDSDQATLVANTEQVEHVLAEFDSAASQPAGFGGTARRDAADSGGGLFDSIKSAFGLGSDDDGITDAERTAADRLAQEYASELQTKLESNGRWDEVRELAASA; encoded by the coding sequence ATGTCGGAATCCTGGACGGATCACATCGTCGGAGAACGGATGGCACTGGATCGCGAATTCGCCGATCGTGTCGTCGACTCGCAGTTTTCGAATCAGGAGTGGTCGCTCATCATGACGGCGACGACGTTCGAGATCGAACGCCCAACCGATTCGGATCAGGCGACGCTGGTCGCGAACACGGAGCAGGTCGAACACGTCCTCGCTGAGTTCGATTCGGCAGCGTCCCAGCCGGCCGGTTTCGGCGGGACTGCTCGGCGTGACGCCGCCGATTCTGGCGGTGGGCTCTTCGACTCGATCAAGTCCGCATTCGGACTGGGGAGTGACGACGACGGCATCACCGATGCGGAGCGTACGGCTGCAGATCGGCTCGCCCAGGAGTACGCGAGCGAACTCCAGACGAAACTCGAATCGAACGGGCGCTGGGACGAGGTACGGGAACTCGCTGCCTCGGCGTGA
- a CDS encoding OsmC family protein gives MSKNVTTVSDEGYDSTNSTDDFEWTVDATGETGPDTLEALLGAYASCYVPALRVAAEQRDAGDLGRIQIDADGELNDDDKLASVLFDVGVDPELDEETANAVIDRANELCKVHDAVKPQLHADISL, from the coding sequence ATGTCAAAGAACGTGACCACGGTCTCCGACGAGGGCTACGACTCGACGAACAGCACCGACGACTTCGAGTGGACGGTCGACGCGACCGGCGAAACGGGGCCGGACACGCTGGAGGCGCTGCTCGGTGCGTACGCGTCCTGTTACGTTCCCGCGCTTCGCGTCGCCGCCGAACAGCGAGACGCGGGCGACCTCGGTCGTATCCAGATCGACGCCGACGGCGAACTGAACGACGACGACAAACTGGCGTCGGTCTTGTTCGACGTCGGCGTCGACCCCGAACTGGACGAGGAGACGGCCAACGCGGTGATCGACCGGGCGAACGAACTGTGCAAGGTCCACGACGCGGTCAAGCCCCAGCTGCACGCCGACATCTCTCTGTAA
- a CDS encoding metal-dependent hydrolase, whose translation MELTWHGHSTWHVTVGETDLLIDPFFDNPKTDLDPTDVLEPDYVLLTHGHADHIADASEFADATLVATPELVAYCEDEFGFEDAVGGMGMNLGGTVECGDAFVTMQRADHTNGIMTDYESSAGMPAGFLISDADPTDDEADTTTFYHTGDTSLFSELRDVVAPSLDPDAVAVPIGDHFTMGPTQAAIAVDWLDVDYAFPQHYDTFPPIEQDPADFAAAVERTGSDAAVVTLDGDESFDLS comes from the coding sequence ATGGAACTCACCTGGCACGGCCACTCGACGTGGCACGTCACGGTCGGCGAAACCGACCTGCTGATCGATCCCTTCTTCGACAATCCGAAGACGGACCTCGATCCGACTGACGTTCTGGAACCGGATTACGTGCTCCTCACGCACGGGCACGCGGATCACATCGCCGATGCGAGCGAATTCGCGGATGCGACGCTCGTCGCGACGCCAGAACTCGTCGCCTACTGCGAGGACGAGTTCGGGTTCGAGGACGCCGTCGGTGGGATGGGGATGAATCTCGGCGGGACCGTCGAGTGCGGCGACGCGTTCGTCACCATGCAGCGCGCCGACCACACGAACGGCATCATGACCGACTACGAGTCGAGCGCCGGGATGCCTGCGGGCTTCCTGATCAGCGACGCGGACCCGACCGACGACGAGGCGGACACGACGACGTTCTACCACACTGGCGACACGAGCCTGTTCAGCGAACTCCGAGACGTCGTGGCGCCGTCTCTCGATCCGGACGCGGTCGCCGTCCCGATCGGCGACCACTTCACGATGGGGCCGACCCAGGCCGCGATCGCCGTCGACTGGCTCGACGTCGACTACGCCTTCCCGCAGCACTACGACACGTTCCCGCCGATCGAGCAGGATCCGGCCGACTTCGCCGCCGCCGTCGAGCGGACCGGTTCGGACGCCGCGGTCGTCACGCTCGACGGGGACGAGTCGTTCGACCTCTCCTGA